Proteins encoded by one window of Methylovirgula ligni:
- a CDS encoding GlxA family transcriptional regulator has product MTQGDKGADRARDVKRFGFLLIDDFALMSFASAIEPLRAANILAGRALYDWMTIGVGRERAVASLGLSVQTQHVVGADLDLDTLIVCAAANPAEFTDAATLQWLRRLARRGVRIGGVSGGPFILARAGLLDGYRSTIHWEHVPAFRESFPQLALRRSLYVIDRDRLTCAGGIAALDMMHALIAAEQGRVLADKVSEWFVQTEIRLGTGAQRRSLQERYETANAHLLAALALIESHIERPLSRQALAAAAGISLRQLERLFASHLRTTLDKHYCDVRLERARTLLRQTAMPVAEVGLASGFQSASHFSRQFKQRYGHAPAQERRIKPQREENAPKPKPKGSRAGRAGR; this is encoded by the coding sequence ATGACTCAGGGCGACAAAGGCGCCGACCGCGCGCGCGACGTGAAACGGTTCGGCTTTCTGCTGATCGACGATTTCGCGCTGATGTCCTTCGCCTCGGCCATCGAGCCGCTGCGCGCCGCCAACATTCTTGCCGGCCGCGCGCTCTACGATTGGATGACGATCGGTGTTGGCCGTGAGAGAGCCGTGGCTTCGCTCGGATTGTCGGTGCAGACGCAGCATGTGGTCGGCGCCGATCTCGATCTCGACACGCTGATTGTGTGTGCCGCCGCCAATCCGGCCGAATTCACCGACGCGGCGACGCTGCAATGGCTGCGCCGTCTGGCGCGGCGGGGCGTGCGCATCGGCGGCGTCTCGGGTGGCCCGTTCATTCTGGCGCGCGCCGGGCTTCTCGACGGCTATCGCAGCACGATTCACTGGGAGCACGTGCCGGCCTTCAGGGAGAGTTTTCCGCAGCTCGCGCTACGCCGTTCGCTTTATGTGATCGACCGCGACCGGCTGACCTGCGCCGGCGGCATCGCCGCGCTCGACATGATGCACGCGCTGATCGCCGCGGAGCAGGGCCGCGTTCTGGCGGACAAGGTCAGCGAATGGTTCGTACAGACCGAAATTCGTCTCGGCACGGGCGCGCAGCGCCGCTCGCTGCAGGAACGCTACGAGACTGCCAACGCGCATCTGCTGGCGGCGCTGGCGCTCATCGAGAGCCATATCGAACGTCCGCTCAGCCGGCAGGCTCTGGCGGCTGCGGCGGGCATTTCCCTGCGCCAGCTCGAACGGCTCTTCGCGAGCCATTTGCGCACGACGCTCGACAAACATTATTGCGATGTCCGGCTCGAGCGGGCGCGCACTTTGCTGCGGCAGACGGCCATGCCGGTCGCGGAAGTCGGGCTGGCGAGCGGCTTTCAGAGCGCCAGCCACTTCTCGCGGCAGTTCAAGCAGCGCTACGGCCACGCGCCGGCGCAGGAGCGCCGGATCAAGCCGCAGCGCGAAGAAAACGCGCCGAAACCAAAACCCAAAGGCTCTAGGGCCGGTCGCGCTGGTAGATGA
- a CDS encoding helix-turn-helix domain-containing protein, which produces MDRKAKATAADESAATTPPKLLTVSDAPAGETRSLERAIGSQIRQLRRRLNLSVADLASAAQISTGMMSKIETGQISASLASLQSIAAALSAPMTSLFAAFEDQRDCSYVKANQGVVIERRGSKVGHIYQLLGHALGGDIAVEPYLIKLEKEAAPYTAFQHAGREFIYMLTGVVDYRHGDKVYRLEPGDSILFDSSAMHGPEALIELPMTYLSIIIYQRDRP; this is translated from the coding sequence ATGGATCGCAAAGCAAAAGCGACAGCCGCAGACGAATCAGCCGCCACCACGCCGCCGAAATTATTGACCGTTTCCGATGCGCCGGCCGGCGAGACCCGCAGCCTCGAACGCGCCATCGGCAGCCAGATCCGGCAGTTGCGGCGCCGGCTCAATCTCTCTGTCGCGGACCTCGCGAGCGCCGCGCAAATCTCGACCGGCATGATGTCGAAGATCGAGACTGGACAAATCTCCGCCTCGCTCGCCTCGCTGCAATCGATTGCCGCGGCCCTCAGCGCGCCGATGACCTCTCTCTTTGCCGCCTTCGAGGATCAGCGCGACTGCTCCTATGTGAAGGCCAATCAGGGCGTGGTCATCGAACGGCGCGGCTCGAAGGTCGGACACATCTACCAGCTTCTCGGCCATGCGCTGGGCGGCGACATTGCCGTCGAGCCTTATCTCATTAAGCTGGAGAAAGAGGCCGCGCCCTATACCGCTTTCCAGCACGCCGGGCGCGAATTCATCTACATGCTGACCGGCGTCGTCGATTACCGGCATGGCGACAAGGTCTATCGGCTGGAGCCTGGCGATTCCATCCTGTTCGATTCGAGCGCCATGCACGGCCCCGAGGCGCTGATCGAGCTGCCCATGACCTATCTCTCGATCATCATCTACCAGCGCGACCGGCCCTAG
- a CDS encoding sarcosine oxidase subunit beta family protein — protein MHYSFFSLLRNAMTGHRGWTPAWRDAEPKSTYDAVIVGGGGHGLATAYYLAKEHGITNIAVLEKGWVGGGNIGRNTTIIRSNYLLAGNIPFYELSMKLWESLEQSLNYNAMVSQRGVMNLYHSDGQRDAYARRGNAMRLHGVDADLLDREQVHAMLPFLNFDDARFPIQGGLLQKRGGTARHDAVAWGYARGASDRGVDIVQNCEVTGFIIENGRVAGVETTRGQIRAKKVAISVAGNSSRVAALAGLRLPIESHVLQAFVSEGIKPLIPNVVTFGAGHFYISQSDKGGLVFGGDLDGYKSYAQRGNLPTVKDVCEGGVALMPLIGRLRILRNWGGIMDMTADGSPIIDKTPVDGLYLNAGWCYGGFKAVPAAGLCFAHLIARDEPHSAAAAFRLDRFARGAVIDEKGQGPQPNLH, from the coding sequence ATGCACTATTCCTTCTTCTCCCTGCTTCGCAACGCGATGACCGGCCATCGCGGCTGGACGCCTGCCTGGCGCGATGCGGAACCCAAATCCACGTATGATGCGGTGATCGTCGGCGGCGGCGGTCATGGTCTGGCGACCGCCTATTACCTCGCCAAGGAGCATGGCATCACCAATATCGCCGTGCTCGAAAAGGGCTGGGTCGGCGGCGGCAATATCGGCCGCAACACGACGATCATACGCTCCAATTATCTGCTGGCCGGCAACATCCCGTTCTACGAATTATCGATGAAGCTCTGGGAAAGCCTGGAGCAGAGCCTGAACTACAACGCCATGGTCAGCCAGCGTGGCGTTATGAACCTTTATCATTCCGACGGCCAGCGCGACGCCTACGCCCGGCGCGGCAATGCGATGCGGTTGCACGGCGTCGATGCGGATCTGCTCGATCGCGAGCAGGTCCACGCCATGCTGCCGTTCCTCAATTTCGACGATGCGCGCTTTCCGATTCAGGGCGGCCTGCTGCAAAAACGCGGCGGCACCGCGCGGCATGACGCCGTCGCCTGGGGCTATGCGCGCGGCGCCAGCGACCGCGGCGTAGACATCGTGCAGAATTGCGAAGTCACCGGTTTCATCATCGAGAACGGCCGCGTCGCGGGCGTCGAAACCACGCGCGGACAAATCCGCGCCAAAAAGGTCGCCATATCGGTGGCGGGCAATTCCTCGCGCGTCGCCGCGCTGGCCGGCCTGCGGCTGCCGATCGAAAGCCACGTGCTCCAGGCCTTCGTCTCGGAAGGCATAAAGCCGCTGATCCCGAACGTCGTCACCTTCGGCGCGGGGCATTTCTACATCAGCCAATCCGACAAGGGCGGCCTCGTCTTCGGCGGCGATCTCGACGGCTACAAGTCGTACGCCCAGCGCGGCAATCTGCCGACGGTGAAGGATGTCTGCGAGGGCGGCGTCGCGCTGATGCCGCTCATCGGGCGCCTGCGCATCCTGCGCAACTGGGGCGGGATCATGGACATGACCGCGGACGGCTCACCGATCATCGACAAGACACCCGTCGACGGCCTCTATCTCAACGCCGGGTGGTGCTACGGCGGCTTCAAGGCCGTGCCTGCCGCGGGTCTGTGCTTCGCACATCTGATTGCCCGCGACGAACCCCATTCCGCCGCCGCCGCTTTCCGGCTCGACCGTTTCGCGCGTGGTGCCGTCATCGATGAAAAGGGCCAAGGCCCGCAGCCCAATCTGCATTGA
- a CDS encoding sarcosine oxidase subunit delta, producing MRIPCPFCGSRDASEFVTIGEAGAPRPEPAAPDAAQNFFTYAYLRDNLAGPGEEYWYHAFGCRSWLKVLRDTRTHEIESATLAREGVR from the coding sequence ATGAGAATTCCCTGTCCCTTCTGCGGCTCCCGCGACGCCTCCGAATTCGTCACGATTGGCGAGGCGGGTGCCCCGCGCCCCGAGCCTGCTGCGCCCGATGCCGCGCAGAACTTCTTCACCTACGCCTATCTGCGCGACAACCTCGCCGGGCCGGGCGAGGAATATTGGTATCATGCTTTCGGCTGCCGCTCCTGGCTCAAGGTTTTGCGCGACACGCGCACGCATGAGATCGAAAGCGCGACCCTCGCGCGGGAAGGTGTGCGATGA